In one window of Cytophagaceae bacterium ABcell3 DNA:
- a CDS encoding DUF3140 domain-containing protein, producing MDAQEKKAIRMDFYKKVNMSPSEIENWLKTEESKQVGWNSGDGESIGHKSGKRIVEIRRHKKEELSEEDYAHLKKVNGYVARHTAQRPSSEVKNSSWRYSLMNWGHDPCKTEGCP from the coding sequence ATGGATGCACAGGAAAAAAAAGCCATAAGAATGGATTTCTACAAGAAGGTAAACATGTCTCCTTCAGAAATAGAAAACTGGTTGAAAACAGAGGAATCCAAACAAGTGGGATGGAACAGCGGAGACGGAGAATCTATCGGCCACAAATCAGGAAAGCGTATTGTTGAGATTCGTCGCCACAAAAAAGAAGAACTCTCGGAAGAAGATTATGCGCACTTGAAAAAGGTGAACGGTTATGTGGCAAGGCATACCGCCCAAAGACCAAGTTCGGAGGTAAAAAACTCCTCTTGGCGCTACAGCTTGATGAACTGGGGGCATGATCCCTGCAAAACAGAAGGTTGCCCTTAA
- a CDS encoding GNAT family N-acetyltransferase — MIDFKNIDYLKSGNKRQRDAYFVLQELGVFDCLKKYSPILTGTIPLGIGLPDSDLDISCECKDHIAFTKDLAEAFDQYPDFKIWTNTHYGIKSTIASFSYEGQAIEIFGQNVPTDKQNSFRHMLIERRILQEKGTEFKNQIVELKKQGVKTEPAFAQLLGLEGDPYLELLKYDTGDLLVRRANASDVGGITQLFYDTIQNINIRDYSQEEVDDWSSWKADTDKWLEKMQEQYFVVAEIKNHMVGFSSLAKDGYLDFMFVDKDTQGQGVASALLAEIEKKAIEQNNDLIYSDVSITAKGFFEKKGFVVERQQLKKSKKKALLNFRMIKKGITQVSTPKT, encoded by the coding sequence ATGATTGATTTCAAAAATATTGATTATCTGAAATCAGGAAATAAACGCCAGAGGGACGCATATTTTGTATTGCAAGAACTTGGGGTGTTTGATTGCTTGAAAAAGTACAGCCCGATTTTGACTGGAACAATACCGCTTGGGATTGGCTTACCTGATAGTGACTTAGACATAAGTTGTGAGTGCAAAGACCATATTGCCTTTACTAAGGATTTGGCTGAGGCATTTGATCAATATCCTGATTTTAAGATATGGACAAATACCCATTATGGGATAAAGTCCACCATTGCCAGTTTTTCTTATGAAGGTCAAGCGATAGAAATATTTGGGCAAAATGTTCCGACTGATAAACAAAATTCTTTTCGACATATGTTAATTGAAAGGCGGATTTTGCAGGAAAAAGGGACGGAGTTTAAAAATCAGATTGTAGAATTGAAGAAACAAGGAGTTAAGACAGAACCTGCTTTTGCTCAATTGCTTGGTTTGGAAGGTGACCCGTATTTAGAACTGTTAAAGTACGATACTGGTGATCTATTGGTAAGACGGGCGAATGCCTCCGATGTCGGAGGAATAACGCAATTGTTTTATGATACGATTCAAAATATTAACATAAGAGATTATTCCCAAGAAGAGGTGGACGATTGGTCATCATGGAAAGCTGACACCGATAAGTGGTTGGAAAAAATGCAAGAACAGTATTTTGTGGTCGCAGAGATCAAAAACCATATGGTGGGCTTTAGTTCACTGGCAAAAGATGGATACCTGGATTTTATGTTTGTTGACAAGGACACCCAAGGACAAGGCGTAGCAAGTGCCCTATTGGCAGAAATTGAGAAAAAAGCCATTGAACAAAACAATGACTTAATTTATTCAGATGTAAGCATAACAGCAAAGGGTTTTTTTGAAAAAAAAGGATTTGTAGTTGAAAGGCAGCAGTTAAAGAAGTCCAAAAAGAAGGCGCTGCTTAATTTTAGAATGATAAAAAAAGGAATTACCCAGGTCAGCACCCCTAAAACTTAG
- a CDS encoding acyl-CoA carboxylase subunit beta — translation MGESSGKHEFLDKKNKDAVLGGGQKRIDAQHKRGKLTARERIALLLDEGSFEEIGKFVEHRCHDFGLEKEKYLGDGVVTGFGQVNGRLVYVYSQDFTVFGGSLSEAHAEKICKLMDMAMKNGAPLIGLNDSGGARIQEGVVSLGGYADIFYRNTLASGVVPQISAIMGPCAGGAVYSPALTDFILMVENTSYMFVTGPNVVKAVTHECVSSEELGGASAHSTKSGVTHFSCTNEVECIQYIKKLLSYIPQNCEEDAPVLPYEAQASEMVPALNEIVPENPNQPYDMREVIDLVVDEGSFFEVHKDYAENIVTGFAYLGGRSIGIVGNQPSVLAGVLDINSSNKGARFVRFCDSFNIPLLVLVDVPGFLPGTHQEWNGIITSGAKLLYAFSEATVPRITVITRKAYGGAYDVMNSKHIGADLNFAWPAAEIAVMGAKGAAEIIFRKDISEAENPEDKLQEKIQEYTDKFANPYLAAARGYIDEVIKPEETRKKLLSGFKMLENKVDQLPKKKHGNIPL, via the coding sequence ATGGGAGAATCATCCGGTAAACACGAATTTCTAGATAAGAAAAATAAAGATGCAGTACTTGGAGGTGGGCAAAAAAGGATTGATGCACAGCATAAGCGCGGAAAACTTACTGCTAGAGAACGAATAGCCCTGCTGTTGGACGAAGGTTCTTTTGAAGAAATAGGAAAGTTTGTAGAGCATAGGTGCCATGATTTTGGACTTGAAAAGGAAAAATATCTGGGTGATGGTGTGGTTACAGGCTTTGGCCAGGTAAATGGACGCCTTGTGTATGTTTACTCCCAAGACTTTACTGTTTTTGGAGGATCGCTGTCAGAAGCCCATGCCGAGAAGATTTGCAAGCTTATGGATATGGCCATGAAAAATGGCGCACCGCTTATCGGATTAAATGATTCTGGTGGGGCCAGAATTCAAGAAGGGGTAGTTTCTTTGGGAGGCTATGCTGATATTTTTTACCGTAATACCTTGGCTTCTGGGGTTGTGCCTCAAATTTCTGCTATTATGGGGCCATGTGCCGGTGGTGCGGTGTACTCTCCTGCTTTGACAGACTTTATTCTGATGGTGGAAAACACTTCATATATGTTTGTGACGGGGCCTAATGTGGTAAAAGCTGTAACCCATGAATGTGTTTCGTCCGAAGAGTTGGGCGGAGCGTCAGCCCATAGCACCAAAAGCGGCGTAACACATTTTAGCTGTACCAATGAGGTAGAGTGTATACAGTATATAAAAAAGCTGTTATCTTATATTCCGCAAAACTGTGAAGAGGATGCGCCTGTACTTCCTTATGAAGCCCAAGCGTCTGAAATGGTACCTGCTTTGAATGAAATTGTGCCGGAGAACCCTAACCAACCATACGACATGCGGGAGGTTATTGACCTGGTGGTGGACGAAGGATCTTTCTTTGAAGTCCATAAAGACTATGCTGAAAACATTGTCACTGGCTTTGCCTACTTAGGGGGCAGGAGTATTGGCATCGTTGGCAACCAACCTTCTGTACTTGCAGGCGTATTGGACATTAACTCTAGCAACAAAGGTGCTCGTTTTGTGCGTTTCTGCGATTCCTTTAATATACCTCTGCTTGTTTTGGTAGATGTACCAGGCTTCCTGCCGGGTACGCACCAGGAGTGGAACGGAATTATTACAAGTGGTGCAAAACTTTTGTATGCTTTTTCAGAAGCAACAGTTCCCCGCATAACGGTTATTACCAGAAAAGCTTATGGAGGCGCTTATGATGTTATGAACTCCAAGCATATTGGGGCGGATCTCAATTTTGCCTGGCCGGCAGCCGAAATAGCAGTTATGGGTGCCAAGGGAGCTGCTGAAATTATTTTTAGAAAAGATATTTCAGAAGCTGAAAACCCTGAAGATAAGCTGCAAGAAAAAATACAAGAGTACACCGACAAATTTGCCAACCCTTACCTGGCAGCAGCTCGTGGGTATATAGATGAAGTTATCAAGCCTGAAGAAACACGTAAAAAGCTGCTTTCTGGGTTTAAAATGTTAGAAAATAAGGTGGATCAACTCCCTAAGAAAAAACATGGGAACATTCCTTTGTAA
- a CDS encoding mechanosensitive ion channel family protein translates to MFTNDFWQGLSDGLHQWLIAELPGLLILLVTIFVLLRAISFSVGKLKRTLVKRADKNENVDTVEAEKRIETLLGIVEGAIKIFLLTITFIIILGKFGIDIGPILASAGIIGLAVGFGAQELVRDFISGFFILLENQIRKGDVAIINGTGGLVEKIELRTVTLRDFAGVVHVFQNGKINTLSNMTKEWSAAVLDIGVAYKEDVQVVIDIMKAVGLKLQNDVEFGEKIIEPIEVVGLDQFADSAVVIRARIKTKPIMQWAVGREYRKRLKYAFDERNIEIPFPHTTVYWGDKINPLKLDVDEKMLAGASK, encoded by the coding sequence ATGTTTACAAATGATTTTTGGCAGGGGCTTTCTGACGGTCTCCACCAATGGCTTATCGCTGAACTTCCAGGTCTGCTTATTTTATTGGTTACTATCTTTGTCTTGCTTCGTGCTATTAGCTTCTCCGTTGGAAAGTTGAAGAGGACGCTTGTGAAACGCGCTGATAAAAACGAAAATGTTGATACAGTAGAAGCCGAGAAAAGAATTGAAACATTATTGGGGATAGTTGAGGGTGCTATCAAGATCTTTTTACTTACCATTACTTTCATTATCATATTAGGTAAATTTGGCATTGATATAGGCCCTATTTTGGCTAGTGCAGGTATTATTGGTTTGGCTGTAGGCTTTGGTGCTCAGGAGTTGGTACGTGATTTTATAAGTGGGTTCTTCATTTTATTAGAGAACCAAATACGAAAAGGTGATGTGGCCATTATTAACGGTACAGGTGGCCTGGTGGAAAAGATAGAACTTCGTACTGTTACTTTGCGTGATTTTGCAGGTGTTGTACATGTTTTTCAGAATGGTAAGATCAATACCTTATCCAATATGACAAAGGAATGGTCGGCTGCCGTACTTGATATTGGTGTCGCTTACAAAGAAGATGTTCAGGTTGTGATTGATATAATGAAGGCTGTGGGCTTGAAACTTCAAAACGACGTGGAGTTTGGCGAAAAAATTATTGAGCCTATAGAAGTAGTAGGGCTTGACCAGTTTGCAGATAGTGCTGTGGTAATTAGGGCGCGTATTAAAACGAAACCTATTATGCAATGGGCTGTGGGAAGGGAATACCGTAAAAGGCTTAAATATGCTTTTGATGAACGAAATATTGAAATTCCGTTCCCTCATACCACTGTTTACTGGGGCGATAAGATCAATCCTCTCAAGCTTGATGTGGATGAAAAGATGTTGGCAGGAGCCTCTAAATAA
- a CDS encoding phosphatase → MKPGRKIAVIDMGTNTFHLLIGDEQGNVILKEKVSVKIGQGGISQGIINPLACERAINTLKSFKSTIELYNITEIYATATSAIRSAANGQLLVDDIYKETGIEVKVISGEKEAEYIYYGVRSAVDMGEETSLVVDIGGGSVEFIICNHKKILWKGSFEIGAQRLVDKFHTEDPMPLKNTKLLEEFVESQIQPLIEATNKYKPETLVGSSGTFDTLSEIDNQQHGRIFLPDQEKEYSMDLATYHKLHQEIVRANRKERMQIEGMIPMRVDMIVVACCLINYLLKRLSLTKIRVSTYSLKEGVLDRVLAGVL, encoded by the coding sequence ATGAAACCTGGTCGTAAAATAGCGGTAATTGACATGGGTACAAATACCTTTCACTTGCTTATTGGCGATGAGCAGGGAAATGTCATTCTTAAGGAAAAAGTTTCTGTAAAAATTGGCCAAGGAGGTATATCTCAAGGTATAATTAACCCATTGGCTTGCGAAAGAGCGATCAACACGCTAAAATCTTTCAAAAGCACCATTGAACTTTATAACATTACCGAAATTTATGCTACTGCAACCAGTGCCATCAGAAGCGCTGCCAACGGCCAGTTACTTGTAGACGATATTTATAAAGAAACAGGTATCGAGGTAAAAGTAATATCAGGAGAGAAAGAAGCAGAATATATTTATTATGGGGTACGGTCGGCCGTAGATATGGGCGAAGAAACATCTCTTGTGGTAGATATTGGGGGAGGAAGTGTAGAATTCATTATCTGCAATCACAAAAAAATCCTTTGGAAAGGGAGCTTTGAAATCGGAGCCCAGCGCTTGGTAGATAAATTCCATACCGAAGACCCTATGCCGCTCAAGAATACAAAGTTATTGGAAGAGTTTGTTGAAAGCCAAATTCAGCCGTTAATAGAAGCCACTAACAAATACAAGCCAGAAACACTCGTTGGTTCATCTGGCACTTTTGACACCCTCTCCGAAATAGACAATCAGCAACATGGGCGCATATTCCTTCCAGACCAGGAAAAAGAATATTCCATGGACCTTGCTACCTACCACAAGCTGCATCAGGAAATCGTAAGAGCCAATAGAAAAGAAAGAATGCAAATTGAAGGTATGATCCCTATGCGTGTAGACATGATTGTAGTAGCATGTTGCCTCATAAACTACCTTCTCAAAAGATTGTCACTAACAAAAATCAGGGTTTCCACCTATTCCTTGAAAGAGGGCGTTCTGGATAGGGTGCTTGCAGGGGTTTTGTAG
- a CDS encoding SIMPL domain-containing protein yields MKAITLFSFLLLSFGVIAQQNSRSLELKGTGTVKMMPDQGSLFINVSTHQMEMNKAISELDKKTVEIFKLLEKAGFKREDIKTIGYNVNKHTIYRNGQPRDSGYVGRQQLNLEFPYKKETTAKILSAFADQAAEAQLRFSFNMSDAKMKEVREMLIKDAIRDARQKAELIAEESAVSLGEISEIKYGEPEQAPIRFERAAMMETQDGRNRQPQGFDIREAEFTDTVWIKWNLEQ; encoded by the coding sequence ATGAAAGCCATAACACTTTTTTCTTTCCTGCTCTTATCTTTTGGGGTTATTGCTCAACAAAACAGTCGTAGTCTTGAACTAAAAGGCACTGGTACGGTAAAAATGATGCCAGACCAAGGCAGTTTGTTTATCAACGTATCTACCCACCAAATGGAAATGAACAAAGCCATTTCTGAACTTGACAAGAAAACTGTGGAAATATTTAAGCTTCTTGAAAAAGCAGGTTTTAAAAGAGAAGATATTAAAACAATCGGCTACAATGTCAACAAGCACACGATATACCGCAATGGACAGCCCCGAGACAGTGGCTATGTTGGCAGACAGCAATTGAACCTAGAGTTTCCTTATAAAAAAGAAACTACAGCCAAAATACTTTCAGCTTTTGCAGATCAAGCGGCAGAAGCTCAGCTCAGGTTTTCATTCAATATGTCTGACGCCAAGATGAAAGAAGTAAGGGAAATGCTCATTAAAGACGCTATCCGTGATGCCCGTCAGAAAGCAGAATTAATAGCAGAAGAGTCAGCGGTTTCACTTGGGGAGATTTCGGAAATAAAGTATGGGGAACCAGAGCAAGCCCCAATTAGATTTGAAAGAGCTGCCATGATGGAAACACAAGATGGGAGAAACAGGCAACCACAGGGGTTTGATATCAGAGAAGCAGAGTTCACAGATACGGTATGGATAAAATGGAATCTAGAACAATAG
- a CDS encoding aminotransferase class V-fold PLP-dependent enzyme produces MDHQQLSFVRTQLPSVIDYAFFNTGTAGPVPIPVAERMKGVLERQLLRGRITLDYYQETDRWKKEIRASLASMIKCSEDEIALTSSTTEGINLVINGMDWKSGDEIITSNVEHPAGYTPLFQARNRYGIHIKYLDLLGSKENWLEELEGLISTNTKLISLSHVSYCTGHITPLKEMCEIAHKHNIPVLVDGAQSFMSIPVDMKELGCDFYAAPGQKWLCGPEETGFLYVAKKHIDSLHAVYTGYGSFKELDMYGMDLHENAQRFEYGTVQPINIAGMLEACKWLEKIGVDDVLERIQVLNREAWEMLADTKGVNLVTREPGSGLIAFHFKDKAPGDVTEALLHKGVLVRPVPITDAVRISTGFYNNSDDLFKLTEALVEI; encoded by the coding sequence ATGGATCACCAGCAATTAAGTTTTGTACGGACACAGCTTCCGTCTGTAATTGATTATGCCTTTTTTAATACGGGAACCGCCGGTCCTGTGCCTATTCCTGTGGCAGAACGCATGAAAGGTGTTTTGGAACGACAGTTGTTGAGAGGGCGAATTACGCTTGACTACTATCAGGAAACAGACCGTTGGAAAAAAGAGATAAGAGCAAGCCTTGCCTCAATGATCAAGTGCTCAGAAGATGAAATAGCACTTACCTCTAGCACAACGGAGGGCATAAACCTTGTAATTAACGGAATGGACTGGAAAAGCGGTGATGAAATTATTACCTCTAATGTAGAGCATCCGGCAGGGTACACACCTTTGTTCCAGGCTCGTAACCGTTATGGCATCCATATTAAATACCTTGACTTGTTAGGTTCTAAAGAAAATTGGCTCGAAGAGTTAGAGGGCTTAATTAGTACCAATACGAAGCTCATATCTTTGTCACATGTCTCTTATTGCACCGGACATATTACTCCTCTCAAAGAAATGTGTGAAATAGCCCACAAACATAACATACCTGTTCTTGTAGACGGTGCTCAGTCTTTTATGTCTATTCCTGTTGACATGAAGGAATTAGGATGTGATTTTTATGCTGCCCCAGGACAGAAGTGGCTTTGTGGACCCGAAGAAACGGGTTTTTTATACGTTGCAAAAAAACATATAGATAGCCTCCATGCTGTCTATACCGGATATGGCTCTTTTAAGGAGTTAGATATGTATGGTATGGACCTCCATGAAAATGCCCAACGCTTTGAGTATGGCACCGTGCAACCCATAAATATTGCTGGCATGCTTGAAGCGTGTAAATGGCTGGAAAAGATAGGGGTTGATGATGTTTTGGAACGGATACAGGTCTTGAATAGAGAAGCCTGGGAAATGTTGGCTGATACAAAAGGCGTGAACTTGGTTACTCGAGAACCTGGGTCTGGTCTTATTGCATTTCATTTTAAGGACAAAGCTCCTGGCGATGTAACAGAAGCGTTACTACATAAAGGTGTACTTGTGCGACCAGTGCCCATTACCGATGCGGTAAGGATTTCTACAGGTTTCTACAACAACAGTGACGACTTGTTCAAATTGACAGAAGCTTTGGTTGAAATATAG
- a CDS encoding HNH endonuclease yields the protein MREHYHIGTTLSTEQWVDVLLDKEVSNDTNIAILQTMYSFEGYKIPASQIGLILGNKGKNTSSALNLEIGRWGKRLAKKFPVRFSVREDGSERKWDIFFDGWNEGNLFVWKIKDELVQALKITKLTGEEQLPEEISSNGDSVLTEGAKRSITVNAYERNSKARLMCIRHFGSTCQVCDFNFESVYGQIGKDYIHVHHLVKVADIGEEYEVNPITDLRPVCPNCHAMLHKKEPPYSIDELKDIISNNFDHQ from the coding sequence ATGAGAGAACACTATCATATCGGAACAACTTTATCTACTGAGCAATGGGTTGATGTACTTCTTGATAAAGAAGTTTCTAACGATACTAATATTGCAATTTTGCAGACGATGTATTCTTTTGAAGGATATAAGATCCCTGCAAGTCAAATTGGGTTAATTTTGGGAAATAAGGGAAAAAATACTTCAAGTGCATTAAATTTAGAAATCGGTAGATGGGGTAAAAGGTTAGCGAAAAAATTTCCTGTAAGATTCAGTGTTCGAGAAGATGGTTCAGAAAGAAAGTGGGATATTTTCTTTGATGGGTGGAATGAGGGAAATTTATTTGTTTGGAAGATTAAGGATGAATTAGTTCAGGCACTAAAGATAACTAAACTTACAGGTGAAGAACAATTGCCAGAAGAAATTTCAAGTAATGGAGATTCTGTTCTTACAGAAGGAGCAAAAAGATCTATAACTGTTAATGCCTATGAACGGAATAGTAAGGCTCGTTTAATGTGCATTAGACATTTTGGTTCAACATGTCAAGTATGTGATTTCAATTTTGAGTCCGTTTACGGACAAATAGGAAAGGATTATATTCATGTTCATCATTTGGTAAAAGTTGCGGATATCGGAGAGGAATACGAAGTTAATCCAATAACAGATTTAAGACCTGTTTGTCCCAACTGCCATGCAATGTTGCATAAAAAAGAACCACCATATTCAATTGACGAATTAAAAGATATAATCTCGAATAACTTTGATCACCAGTAG
- a CDS encoding LapA family protein — MKQSVWLLLTVSLMLVVVVFTLQNSEVATIKVFVWETRASLSLILISTFSLGILATGAYFMPSLINLRVSLNKAKKKIAKLEADKGNSELDSKQPN; from the coding sequence ATGAAACAATCTGTTTGGCTTTTACTTACAGTTTCGTTAATGCTTGTAGTGGTGGTATTTACCCTTCAGAACTCTGAAGTGGCCACTATTAAGGTATTTGTATGGGAAACACGAGCTTCGCTTTCTTTGATATTGATTTCTACTTTTTCTCTCGGGATTTTGGCCACAGGCGCTTATTTTATGCCATCTCTTATTAACCTCAGGGTTTCGCTTAATAAAGCAAAGAAGAAAATTGCTAAATTGGAAGCTGATAAAGGAAACTCTGAGCTTGATTCAAAACAGCCAAATTAA
- a CDS encoding M42 family metallopeptidase — translation MSEQSQKFLIDYLNNASPTGFESGGQQKWLEYIKPFVDEYITDTYGTVVGVINPKAEYKVVIEAHADEISWFVNYITKDGYIYLRKNGGSDHSIAPSKRVNIHTSKGIVKGIFGWPAIHVRDNENDKPPSMKNLFLDLGCSSKQEVEDLGVHVGCVATFDDEFMVLNDKFYTGRALDNRIGGYMIAEVARMIKENNQQLPFGLYIVNAVQEEIGLKGAEMIAHRIKPDVAIVTDVCHDTQSPAYNKVSHGDLSCGKGPVLTYGPAVQNNLLNMVIDVAEKKSIPFQRASASRATGTDTDAFAYSNAGVASALISLPLKYMHTTVETASKEDVENVIKLMYEFLVQLESGHDFRYIK, via the coding sequence ATGAGCGAGCAAAGTCAGAAATTTTTAATTGATTACCTTAACAATGCTTCCCCTACTGGTTTTGAGTCAGGAGGGCAGCAAAAATGGCTAGAATACATAAAGCCTTTTGTAGATGAGTATATTACCGACACGTATGGTACGGTAGTAGGGGTGATTAACCCTAAAGCAGAATATAAAGTGGTCATAGAAGCACATGCCGACGAGATCTCATGGTTTGTAAATTATATTACCAAAGACGGTTACATTTACCTGCGAAAAAACGGAGGTTCTGACCATTCTATAGCTCCTTCTAAAAGGGTGAATATCCATACCTCAAAGGGAATTGTAAAAGGAATATTCGGATGGCCTGCCATTCATGTGCGGGACAATGAGAACGACAAGCCACCTTCCATGAAAAACCTATTTCTTGATTTAGGCTGTAGCTCTAAGCAAGAAGTGGAAGATTTGGGTGTGCACGTAGGTTGCGTAGCTACTTTCGATGATGAGTTTATGGTGCTGAACGATAAGTTCTATACCGGACGTGCGCTGGATAACCGTATTGGTGGATATATGATTGCCGAGGTTGCGCGCATGATTAAAGAAAATAACCAACAGTTGCCGTTTGGGTTGTATATAGTCAATGCCGTTCAGGAAGAAATTGGACTGAAAGGTGCTGAAATGATTGCACACCGGATTAAACCAGATGTAGCTATAGTCACTGATGTGTGCCATGATACGCAGTCGCCTGCCTATAACAAAGTTTCTCATGGCGACCTTTCTTGTGGAAAAGGGCCTGTCTTGACATATGGACCGGCGGTGCAGAATAACCTGCTGAACATGGTTATAGACGTTGCTGAGAAGAAAAGCATACCATTCCAAAGGGCTTCTGCCTCGCGAGCTACAGGAACTGATACAGATGCATTTGCCTATTCAAATGCAGGTGTAGCCTCGGCTTTGATATCGCTTCCATTGAAGTATATGCATACTACGGTAGAAACAGCGTCTAAAGAAGATGTGGAAAATGTAATCAAGTTGATGTATGAGTTTTTGGTTCAACTTGAATCCGGACATGATTTTCGGTATATAAAATAA
- a CDS encoding NAD(P)-dependent oxidoreductase, with protein MTKERRKFKQIVCLDNTKLEDWALNALKEISITEPRVYQGYPDANDENEIRNRIENADCVLVSLNTPMSANVLSQCQNLEYIGLCCSLLDRSSCNVDVEEAARRGIEVRGVKDYADEGVVEFLFGQLISLAKGLHGIQWKDRPTELHGKSLGVIGLGTLGKMVAKTALAFGMKVYYYSRTRKKGLESENLVYLPLNDLLPTVDVVSTHLPRNNRLLGKQAFSLMKENSVLVNTSLGPTYEIDAFEAWIGRGISYAIVDSDGARGHEALLRKYKNVIYSDKSAGGTDMAYKRLSQKVLQNAYDYLGKP; from the coding sequence ATGACAAAAGAAAGAAGAAAGTTTAAGCAGATCGTATGTTTAGACAATACCAAACTTGAGGACTGGGCGCTCAATGCTCTAAAAGAAATTTCTATAACGGAACCTAGAGTGTACCAGGGCTATCCCGATGCTAATGATGAAAATGAGATACGCAATAGGATTGAAAATGCAGATTGTGTTTTGGTAAGTTTAAACACGCCCATGTCCGCCAATGTCTTATCGCAATGCCAAAACTTGGAGTATATAGGTTTATGCTGTAGTTTGCTGGATAGGTCTTCTTGCAATGTAGATGTTGAGGAGGCCGCGCGAAGGGGTATAGAAGTTCGTGGCGTGAAAGACTATGCAGACGAAGGGGTTGTGGAGTTTTTGTTTGGCCAGCTGATCTCTTTGGCCAAGGGCCTGCACGGGATACAGTGGAAGGATAGGCCAACGGAGCTACATGGTAAAAGTTTGGGCGTGATCGGGCTGGGCACTTTAGGAAAAATGGTTGCTAAAACCGCTCTTGCTTTTGGTATGAAGGTTTACTATTACAGTAGAACCAGGAAGAAAGGATTGGAGTCTGAAAATTTGGTTTACTTGCCCTTAAATGACTTGCTTCCCACAGTAGATGTTGTGAGCACCCACCTTCCACGAAACAATAGGCTATTGGGAAAACAAGCATTTTCCCTAATGAAGGAAAACTCGGTTCTAGTAAATACCTCCTTGGGCCCAACCTATGAAATTGATGCCTTTGAAGCTTGGATCGGTCGGGGCATCAGTTATGCCATTGTGGATTCAGATGGAGCTAGGGGGCATGAGGCCTTGCTCCGAAAGTACAAGAATGTCATCTATTCTGATAAGTCTGCCGGAGGCACAGATATGGCTTACAAAAGGTTGTCCCAAAAAGTGCTACAAAATGCATATGATTATTTAGGGAAGCCCTGA